A stretch of the Candidatus Gastranaerophilales bacterium genome encodes the following:
- a CDS encoding SpoIIE family protein phosphatase, with product MLRTLKAKIILITLATLLVLSVLVLLLASNVYNNNKHERAQMCDIAVAYFSEQVNKSIGQLQENAKDLALMGKILYKSDKNNQDLLDFLVKKNFENNNLAVGGGVWFEPYKINPSKERVCAYAFHNDKEVVVDPSFAAEQYNYFTQMWYTSIKKEIQDGLDVSWTPPYFDQTGTHALMTTIGAGIFDNDNNLIGMSTVDWKLDNIIKKVSELKPTPNSFALFADKDSGFILALTAKNEEGNFVGKSLTDITWYSPELETGDTFKYNRIDYMTFVKILDNDMLLVVNVPLSELYGDITHHLKLMLALILFTIFIIVLIIYVILTKNVNKPIDYLVKTAEQIGNGDLEVQMKIDEPQEFAELASSFNKMTKDIKEYITNLNNITAEQKRIESELNIAKSIQNSVLPSVFPPYPSRTEFAIFASMQTAKEVGGDFYDFFFIDSDHFAFLIADVSGKGIPAALFMMNTKTLLKNIAKSGLSLDEVMTRVNNKIFKTNEQGFFVTIFLCVLELSTGKLSYVNAGHNPPLIKRVNGKFEYLKPEANLVAGAMNDFQYKSGEDKLNSGDFIFLYTDGITEAMNTAQEFYGEQRLLNTLNKTEEINVENILAEVKSDVESFADDEVQTDDITMLAFEYKGARAVNMKEIKEKSFNGVKTFLLPADIAKFKNVLEWVEAMCEDADVPHYHRTKLNVAIEEIFVNISTYAYPPKEGDVEISFKINKGNEIEVTFTDSGTPYNPLEQAPPDITLSAEERPVGGLGIFIVKNSMDFMGYEFKDRQNILTIKLKFTDEN from the coding sequence ATGCTTAGAACTCTAAAAGCCAAAATTATTTTAATAACTCTTGCAACGCTTCTGGTTTTAAGTGTGCTTGTTTTGCTCCTGGCTTCTAATGTTTACAATAACAATAAGCATGAAAGAGCACAGATGTGTGATATAGCTGTGGCTTATTTCAGCGAACAGGTTAATAAATCAATAGGACAATTGCAGGAAAATGCAAAGGATTTGGCTTTGATGGGCAAAATCCTTTATAAATCCGATAAAAATAATCAGGATTTGTTGGATTTTTTAGTGAAAAAGAATTTTGAAAACAACAACCTTGCCGTAGGCGGGGGGGTATGGTTTGAACCTTATAAAATAAACCCTTCAAAAGAGAGGGTTTGTGCTTATGCTTTTCATAACGACAAAGAAGTTGTTGTTGACCCGAGTTTTGCAGCAGAGCAGTACAACTACTTTACTCAAATGTGGTATACCTCCATAAAAAAAGAAATTCAGGACGGGCTGGATGTTTCCTGGACTCCGCCATACTTTGACCAGACCGGTACTCATGCACTTATGACCACAATAGGGGCAGGAATATTTGACAACGATAATAATTTGATCGGAATGTCAACCGTAGATTGGAAGCTTGATAATATAATCAAAAAAGTTTCGGAACTGAAACCCACACCGAACAGCTTTGCGCTTTTTGCGGATAAAGACAGCGGTTTTATACTTGCCCTAACAGCGAAAAATGAGGAAGGGAATTTTGTCGGCAAATCCCTGACAGATATTACCTGGTACAGCCCTGAACTTGAGACAGGCGATACTTTTAAATATAACCGCATTGATTATATGACGTTTGTTAAAATTTTAGATAACGATATGCTGCTTGTAGTTAATGTTCCTTTATCGGAACTTTACGGCGACATAACACACCACTTAAAGTTAATGCTGGCTTTGATTTTATTTACAATATTTATTATTGTATTAATAATATATGTTATTCTGACCAAAAATGTTAATAAACCCATAGATTACCTTGTAAAAACAGCTGAACAAATCGGCAACGGCGACCTGGAAGTTCAAATGAAGATTGATGAACCTCAAGAGTTTGCCGAGCTGGCCTCATCGTTTAACAAAATGACAAAAGATATTAAAGAGTATATAACGAACCTTAATAACATAACTGCGGAACAAAAAAGAATAGAATCAGAGCTTAACATTGCAAAGTCAATCCAAAACTCTGTTTTACCAAGCGTATTTCCTCCGTATCCCAGCCGTACCGAATTTGCAATTTTTGCTTCAATGCAAACAGCCAAAGAAGTCGGCGGTGATTTTTACGATTTCTTTTTTATAGATTCAGACCATTTCGCGTTTTTGATTGCCGATGTTTCAGGCAAAGGCATTCCTGCGGCTTTGTTTATGATGAATACTAAAACACTGCTTAAAAACATAGCTAAATCGGGATTGTCGCTTGATGAAGTTATGACAAGAGTAAATAATAAAATATTTAAAACCAATGAACAGGGATTTTTTGTAACTATCTTTTTGTGCGTTTTAGAGCTTTCGACAGGCAAATTATCTTACGTAAACGCAGGACATAATCCGCCGCTGATTAAACGGGTCAACGGCAAATTTGAATATTTAAAACCCGAAGCGAACCTTGTTGCGGGCGCTATGAATGATTTTCAATATAAAAGCGGCGAAGATAAGCTTAATAGCGGAGATTTTATATTTCTGTATACGGACGGCATAACAGAAGCTATGAATACAGCGCAAGAATTTTATGGCGAACAAAGACTATTGAATACGTTGAACAAAACAGAGGAAATAAATGTTGAGAATATCCTGGCTGAAGTAAAATCAGATGTGGAAAGCTTTGCAGACGACGAGGTCCAAACTGATGATATTACAATGCTTGCATTTGAGTACAAAGGAGCAAGAGCTGTTAATATGAAAGAAATAAAAGAAAAATCATTCAACGGGGTTAAGACTTTTTTACTCCCTGCAGACATTGCGAAATTTAAAAATGTTTTGGAGTGGGTGGAGGCTATGTGCGAAGATGCTGACGTGCCTCATTACCACAGAACAAAATTAAATGTTGCAATTGAAGAAATCTTTGTAAATATTTCGACTTATGCTTATCCGCCTAAAGAAGGCGATGTCGAAATCAGCTTCAAAATCAATAAAGGCAATGAAATAGAAGTAACCTTCACGGATTCGGGTACTCCTTACAATCCGCTCGAGCAAGCGCCGCCAGATATTACACTTTCGGCAGAAGAACGTCCTGTCGGCGGCTTGGGGATATTTATCGTTAAAAATTCTATGGATTTTATGGGTTATGAATTCAAAGACAGGCAAAATATTTTAACTATCAAGTTGAAGTTTACGGATGAAAACTAA
- a CDS encoding STAS domain-containing protein, translating into MELSVKQIGPVLTVLARGRIDMLNTPTFEFEVNKAITDEVKELILDFTYVEYLSSLGLRIVLELQKKMNAKGGTMKLMNVNDNIMDIFEITGFTNILTIENA; encoded by the coding sequence ATGGAATTATCTGTAAAACAAATAGGACCTGTATTGACAGTACTTGCAAGAGGCAGGATTGATATGCTTAACACTCCCACTTTTGAATTTGAAGTCAACAAAGCCATAACTGATGAAGTAAAAGAATTAATACTCGATTTTACGTACGTTGAATATCTTTCAAGCCTGGGGTTGAGGATTGTACTTGAATTGCAGAAAAAAATGAATGCAAAAGGCGGCACGATGAAATTAATGAACGTTAACGACAATATTATGGATATTTTTGAAATAACAGGATTTACAAATATTTTAACTATTGAAAATGCTTAG